CGATAAACATCATACCAATGAGAGAGAAGAACCATTTTTCCATCGATAAAATCATATTAGGATCTACTTCATCACCCGTTGCCACAACAACACTGACTACAACCACAATTGGTAAAACCCCTAATAAAATAGCGATATAAGTTAAAGGACTTTTTAAAACACTCAACATATCAAACTTCACTAATTGTAAGCTGTTCATGCGTTGTCACCTCGTTTATTAATGTCAAAGTAAGTATCTCTTAATGTTGCTTTACGCGTTTGAATATATGTCGGATAAATATGTTGTGATGATAAGCCCTTCAATAACCATTGATAATTCTGTTGTTGACTGATAATGATAACACCTTCATCTTTTTGTACTTGAATCACATTGAAATGTTCTGTTAAATATTGACGGGCTGCTTCAAAATCATCATGAGTAACTTGAATCATCGTTTGGCTTGTCTCTTGTTCACCTGTCAACATCATATCCTGAACAAACTTGCCATCTCTCAGAAAGATTGCGCGATCACAAATCAATTCAATATCTTCTAATTTGTGACTCGAAATCAAAATTTTCATGTCTAATTCTTTTGCGAGTTTCTCAATTGTTTTAAGTACATCAATAGAACCATCTGGATCCATGCCATTCGTCGGTTCATCTAAAATTAAAAACTTAGGCTGATTCATAAGGGAAACCGCAATCGCCAGCTTTTGTTTCATTCCCATTGAATATTTCTTAACTTTTTTATGAATATACGATTCCATACCGAAAGCTCTAACAATATTATCTGTATATGCTTTGTCATAGCCCTTTCCAAGGACTTGCGCAAATAATTTCAAATTATAAAGGCCAGTTTTATTACTATATAACTTCGGATGTTCGATTAAGTATCCAATCGCATCTTCATTTGAAACTTTTACTTCTCCTGAATAATTCACAATATTGCCATTCATTATTTTCATTAGTGTGGTTTTACCGACACCATTTTTTCCAATCAGTCCAACAATACGACTGTCATTAAATGCAAAATCAATATGATCAATGACAACATGTTTATTGTACTGTTTCGATATTTGTTTTAATTCCATTGATGTACCTCCTAAGTGCTGTGTATACGTTTCATTTGAAAAATATATGTGAAAATTGCTGTTAAAATACTAAAAATCAAATAGTAAATACCGATATCCATTGAAAAATAGTCCGGATTATCAAAGACAAATAATCCTATCGTGACAAAACTTAAAGCCATCAATGCTGGTATAAATCCCAATATTGAAAGAATATAAATGAACATCGGAGGGCGTTGTTTACGCGATTGTTCCCCTGATGTTGGAAAGGAGATTAGAAACGCAAGAAGGTTTGTTGCGATAAATCCGTATATAAACGAGACTTTGACCTGATTCGCTTCAATATAAAACTGATTGACATCATACAGAAGTATTAATAATACCGTTAGAACTGTAAGTCCCACGATTGTGATGTAATGCGCATTCAATAGCTGTTTCTTTGAGACGGGTAAGCTATGTTGAAACAAATAAGCACCATCACTTCCAAATCGTTTATGCACACGAAATGCATGCGCTGAGTCGGCCATAAAAATGAAGAACATAATAAATGTCACAGGTATAAACCACATCTCATAATCTGGTTGATAACGCTGATATATTGGATAAACGAGTAATAAAATCAAATATAATATCAAAGTATTTTTATGCAAATATAGATTACGCTTGATTAAGTGCAGCATATCTTTCTCCTTTCTTTCATAATGTTTATAATCTAATTTTATTTCGACCTAATCGACGATATCGCAAAATGGTTTTTATACTGAAACACATCACTGACAGAATAAGTAATATCCACGGCATGATGTTAAACCAAAATAAATCGACACCATTTGTTAATGGACCTATCAATGCGAATAAAATACTAAACATTAACAATACGAATATCACGTAACTTATCCACTTATTGTAAAATTCATCAAGTATCGTACGTACACAAAAGGTTGCGATTAATAACGTTAAGCTCAAGAAACCTGCCATCACTTCAAATACATTTGGAAATGGCGCAATCAAATATATCAGAACGACAGTACTGACTTGTACACTACAAATGACTAAAGTATACAGATTAAAACTTTTTAATAATAAGCGATCACTTACCGGTAAACTGCGAAATGTCACATACGACTGATTATGATTTAAATAGTCAATGGTATAGACTGGAAAGCCTGATAAAGCACCGAGTAACATGATAATGAGCGATAAAAATAACGACTGATCTATCATATAGTAGTATGTCAGTATGACAATCATAAAGAGATAAGATACAATATAAAAAGCTTTTGAAGAATCACCTAATAAAAAGTTGCGTTTAATGAGCGTTATCATGATTCATCACACCCTTTTTGTGTTGTTCATAATGCACCATGATTTCTTCCACAGTCATAGGTGAAATTGTGACACGTTGACCGAACAATTCATGGAATGTTTGGGCGTCTTTTGTCATGCCACTATATATTCCATCTTTTTCAACACAATGAATGAGTAACTGACGCAATTCATCATCCAAATCTGTACTATCACCTCGTACAAGATGATGTGTTTCTAATAGTTCTTCCTTAGAGGCATTCACAATAATATGACCGTCTTGTAAGTGAACGATATAATCTGCAATACGCTCTAAATCAGAAATGATATGTGTCGAGAAGAAGACGGATTTTTGTTCATCTAACAATTCTTCTTGAATAATGTCTAAAATTTCATTGCGGACAACGGGATCCAATCCTGCTGTCGGTTCGTCAAATATATACAATTCCGCATGATGACTCAGTGCAATTGCAAGTGATAACTTCATCTTCATACCTGTTGATAGCTCACGGATTTTTTTATCATATGGCAGTTCAAAGCGTTTCAAATAATCCATAAACAATTCATGATCCCATTGACTATAAAATGGCGCAATTAACTTCTCTGCCTTTTTAACCTTCCATTTATCATTTAAGTACAACTCTGAATAAACAAAGCCGATTTTATCTTTAATACCTACCGGATCTGTTTCCATCGGTTGGCCGAACAATTTTATATCGCCTGATGTCGGCTGTAATAAATCCATAATCATTCGAATCGTTGTCGTTTTCCCTGAACCGTTCGCACCGATAAAACCTGTCACATACCCTTTTGGCACTTCAAAATGAATATCTTCTAATGAGAAATGTTTCGTCTCATAACGTACATGATTGAGTTCAATCGCTTTTTCATTCATCATAATTCCTCCTCATATAGCATCTTGACGATGTCTTGAAGTTCTGACAAAGACATCCCGATTGTTTTTGCTTCTTTTACGAGTGACTGTGTAAGTTCTTCGATGACGATAAATTGTTTCTCTTTCAAAATAGACGTGTCTTGTTCTCTAACAAATGTGCCCTTTCCACGAATGGAAGTTAAGTAGCCTTCTTTTTCCAAATCTTCATAGGCACGTTTCGTTGTAATGACACTGACACTTAAATCTTTCGCAAGTTCTCTCATAGATGGGAGATTGGCACCTGCTGGTAGTATACCACGTAATATCTGTTCTTTAATCTGTTGTTTGATTTGTTCATATATGGGCGATGCACTATTATTCTGCAGTAATATTTTCATGTATACCTCCCTCTCTTACACCAACTGTATATATTGAGTATACACACTATATAAATATATGTAAACCCAATATAAAAAAACGTGCGATTTGTATCGATCATCTCTATACAAACCACACGTGATATACGCTTATCTATTCTGTTTTCGATCATTATTACGACTAATAAAGGCACATACCATAAATAAAATGGTCGCCATAAACAGTTTAATGGCTGCTGACTCTTCACCTTGTATTTGAAAAAACATCCCAACAATAAAGATGATAGACGCCAAGATAACAAATATTTTTGTTAGATGTTTCACCCGACACACCTCATTCATTTCTTATTTAATGATACTTTAACATAACAACACTTATTTGAAAGTATCCAACATGCTATTTTCATTTTTTTCATAAGCTTTCTTTAACTTTCAAAGAATTCACGGTATGATAGACATATATTTTCAAATTTAGAAATGAGGTTGTATTTATGAATCCTTTAGCGCTCACTCTAAACGAACAACTTAACGAAAACAATCCGCACTTACTCGATATGATGTCAGATTTAGGCAAAAATATGTACTATCCAAAAGGTATTTTAACACAATCTGCAGAAGCAAAAGCGACTGATTACAATGCGACAATTGGTATGGCAACGAACCGTGACGGTATGATGTATGCAGATACTCTATACGATATGTTCAATCACCTTTCACCTGAAGAAGTATTCGCATACGCACCGCCACAAGGTTTAGAAGCTTTACGTGACTTATGGTTGAAAAAAGTGTTAGCAGACAACCCTGACCTTCAAGAAGAACAAATCACACGTCCAATCGTTACAAATGCACTGACACATGGTTTATCACTCGTTGGCAATATGTTCGTCAATGCAGGTGACACAGTATTACTTCCTGAGCATACTTGGGGCAACTACAATCTTGTATATGGTGTCCGTCATCAAGCAGACATTCAAAAATATCCAATCTTTGATGAAAACGGTCATTACACAACACAAGGACTTGTTGATACATTAGCATCAATCGAACAAGATAAAGTCATTCTTGTCTTGAACTATCCTAACAACCCAACTGGTTATACCCCAACTGTTGACGAAGTTCACACGATTGTAGAAGCTGTCGATACACTCGGAAAACGTGGTGTTAATGTAGTGACTGTTGTAGACGATGCTTACTATGGACTATTTTATGAAGACGTCTATACACAATCTATTTTCACAGCGCTTACAAACTTAAATAACCCGCATGTATTACCAATTCGTCTTGATGGCGCAACAAAAGAATTTTTCGCTTGGGGCTTCCGTGTTGGGTTTGTCACATTTGGCTTATCTAATCAAGCGTCTAAAGATATTGTGGAAGCAAAAATGAAAGGTCTTATCCGCAGTAATAACTCAAATGGGTCAACACCTTCTCATTCTGCAGTACGTTATGTACTTGAAAATCCAGAACAGTTTAATAAAGATATTCAAGCAAACGTTGATACGTTAGAAGCACGTTATCAAGTGACAAAAGAATGGGTCTATCGTGAAGACTTCCAAGAGTTATGGCAACCGTACGACTTTAACTCTGGTTACTTCATGGCATTACGTGTAAAAGATGTGAATGCTGAAACATTGCGCAAACATTTAATTGAACACTACTCAATTGGTATTGTCGCATTGAATGACACAGATATCCGTATTGCTTTCAGCTGTATTGAAAAAGAAGACATCCCACATGTATTCGAAAGTATTGCCAAAGGAATTCAAGACTTACAGAACTAAATATACAAGAAGAGACAGCGTTTGTGAGCAACATGCGACTGTCTCTTTTTCGCATACATACAACGAGAACAGAGGAGACGTTTCAACATGTATTTGTATTATCAACATATCCAAACACCTTTAGGTCGCATGACAGCCGTTGTGAATGATAAAGCATTATTGAGCTTATCATTTACTGATTCTAACGACTATCAGACAGCCTGGGAGAAGTTAAAAAAACAAGGGACTTTAATTCAAATTTCTACACATCCGATCATCAACCAGATTGCCCTTGAATTAGAAGCCTATTTTCATGGGGCTTGTCAGGAATTCAAAACACCTGTGGCATATGTGATTGGCACACCTTTCCAGCAAGACGTTTGGCGTGCATTAAAAGCATTGTCATATGGTGATCAAGTTACATATGGCAACATTGCTGAGGCGATTGGTAAGCCAAAAAGCGTCCGTGCAGTTGCCACTGCGATTGGGATGAATCCCCTATCTATTATCGTGCCATGCCATCGTGTGTTGAGAAAGGATGGACGTCTCGGTGGTTTTAATAGTGGCCTTCATCGTAAAAAATATTTACTTGCATTAGAAGATGGTCAGTGGAAAGAATAAGTTAGAACTATAGTAATTATGCAACCACAATATATTGATAATCAAAATTATCCTATTGCTAAAAAGTTTCAATCGCTAACAACGCTTTTTATTTTAAGATCTCTATGCTATGATCAAATAAGTTTTAACGTGTGTTCGGTTTGCAGAAAGAGAAAAGTACGACTTGAACAGCACAATATCATTCAATTTGATAATTCATGAAGTAGGTGCCTTATGACTAAAAAATTATCTATTATTATTCCACTGTTCAATCGTGAAACCGTCATTCAACGTTTACTACAAAAGATTCAACATCAAACATTCGACTTAAACCAAGTAGAAGTGATTATTTGTGATGATGCTTCGACAGACCATTCTGTTGAAGTTGTACATTCATTTAGAGATCATATACCAAACTTAATCATACTTGAAAGTCCATCCAATTCTGGTGGTGCATCTGTGTCAAGAAATCGAGGATTAGATGTAGCTACAGGCGAGTGGATTTTATTTATTGATTCTGATGACTACATTACAGAACATACATTATCAGATGCTTTTACAGCTATTATGACTTATCACGATGATATGGTCTGTTTGCCATATTTCAGAGGTAAAAACAGTACAAGACCTATCAGTCGGTCTGCTTTTTCATATCAACAGACAGTCGGTCATTTACAATTTGAAAATACGAAGCTACACAATTCTTTAAATATTATTGGTAAGTTTATAAAAAGAGACATCATTGAATCAAACAATATTCGGTTTCCTGTTGGTATTAAAGTGCGTGAAGACAATTGGTTCTCCATGCAAGTGTACAGTGTCGTAAACGGCATTACGATTCTTGGCAACGAGCGCAACTATTACTTTACAGAACAACAGGATGACGTCGCATTAACGCGTCATACTAAAACACCACCAAGAGATGCTGTTAAAATTTTTATTGCCGTATATGACTTTATTATGCAACACCCTGATATTTCACATACTCGAAAAATCACATTGTTAACCATCTTTTTAAATCGGTATACAAATATGATCCAACGTGGACAATATGCGCCTGTAAGATTCTTTGATCATACAAAGGATACATTAAAAGAAATTCACGTACATCATGACGTCTCTGCTGATACAGTATCATTTATCAATCGTCTTTTTTCAGGTGATTACGATCAATATCGTGTATAAAAAAATCGACCCGCAACACATCAAAACTGGTGTATTGTGGGTCTTTGATTTGATTAAGGTACTTTCCAATAATCATCTTTATTTTCTTCAGCTAATACTTTTTTAAATCCTTTTGATTGATAGGCTTCTTTAATATCTTTCACCCATTGCTCATCTTTATTCTTATTATTCACAACAACTTGCAGATATAAATCGTCGACTAAGTCTTCTTTTAATAAGCCTTTCGCCGGGTCTACTTTAGAAGCATAGACTATAGAACCTGGAATCACTGCATAATCGACTTCATCTAAAATTCTAGGAATATTTGCTGAATCCATTGTCTTAATCTTTAAGTTTTTTGGGTTTTCAGCAATGTCTTTTTCAGTAATTTTAATATCATTTTTATCTGCGTCTAATTGAATCCATCCTGCTTTTTCTAATAATCTAAAAGCTCTCGCTGCGTTAGATGGATCTTGTGGGATTGCAATGGTATCTCCTGGCTTCACACTATCAAGATCATCATTTCTATTTGAAAAAATTTGTGCAGGTACGGTTGGAATTTTAGTGATATTTGTAAGTTTTGCATCTCTTTCTTTATTAAACGTATCCATATAAGCCTTATGCTGATCAACATTCACATCAACACTGCCTTCTTGTAATGCCACATCTGCTTGTAGTAATTCAGAGAAACTTTTATCCTTCACAGTATAGCCTTTATCTTCTAATTCTGGCTTAATCCCTTTTAAGAATAGTTCACTATATGGCCCTGGTGATGTTGCCACTGTAATTTCTTTTTTGTCTTTTTCCCCGTTCCCACATGCGACCAATACAACTGATACGACGAGCGTCAAAAGCAATAAGATATTTTTCTTCATAAGCGTTCCCCTTTCTTAATTCCGATTATTATTATATGTTTTAATCATATCATTTAAAGGTGGAAAGTCAATAAACATTATCATGATGACACATATGTGACACTTTCTTATTTGTATAACGGAAAACACCCACAACCTCCTATTTTTAGAAAGTTGTGGGTGTTTCTATCTAAATTATTATGTCATTACAAATTGGAGAACGCTGTAAAATCAACGTTTAACGCTGTTTTACATCATCCCTGGCATTTTGTACACCTATAATTATTACTAAATACACTTTATAAACCGCATTAAATCAACGTTCTTACATTTTACAACACCGGTTTTGAGTGATTTTTTTATTCCATTATGACCAAATTATGACCACTTAATCCCAGTTTTTATCAGGCAATATAAGTGTGTTCATTACCATTTCAAACGACTTTATATACGCTTCATATTCACCGTAAATCCATGAAGTATTTCTATCATCATCACGAATCATTCCGCTCATAATATTATACAGTTTCTTAGCTTCTACAACGTATTCTTCAATAAAACGCTCAAAATTCTTATGAGTGAAGCAAAATAATTCGATACTTTCTAGCGTTGAATACACTTCATTTAATGTGATGATTTCACTTTTACCAAAGCTTTTAACTTCTGAATCAATTATTTTTTCATATAAATTCTTAATGCTAAAATCTACATATTCAATCTTTCTTTTCACAAAGTCTCTATGATTCAAATCTATCATACAAAAACCCCTCTTTTCTTTTTATTTTAAACTGCTGTAGCTTACAATTACCCGAAAAACTAAATCTCATTACGTCTGAATGCGTTTCTCAGCGTCTTATTTGTACGCTTTTCCATAAATTGTTAGTGTTCTATTTAATCCATTATCATTTTGTACAGATTCAATATTGAAATCTAAATCTTTCCACTTGATACGTTGTTTTGAGGTTATCCCCTCTCTATATCTAAT
This region of Staphylococcus sp. IVB6240 genomic DNA includes:
- a CDS encoding ABC transporter ATP-binding protein — translated: MELKQISKQYNKHVVIDHIDFAFNDSRIVGLIGKNGVGKTTLMKIMNGNIVNYSGEVKVSNEDAIGYLIEHPKLYSNKTGLYNLKLFAQVLGKGYDKAYTDNIVRAFGMESYIHKKVKKYSMGMKQKLAIAVSLMNQPKFLILDEPTNGMDPDGSIDVLKTIEKLAKELDMKILISSHKLEDIELICDRAIFLRDGKFVQDMMLTGEQETSQTMIQVTHDDFEAARQYLTEHFNVIQVQKDEGVIIISQQQNYQWLLKGLSSQHIYPTYIQTRKATLRDTYFDINKRGDNA
- a CDS encoding ABC-2 transporter permease; this translates as MLHLIKRNLYLHKNTLILYLILLLVYPIYQRYQPDYEMWFIPVTFIMFFIFMADSAHAFRVHKRFGSDGAYLFQHSLPVSKKQLLNAHYITIVGLTVLTVLLILLYDVNQFYIEANQVKVSFIYGFIATNLLAFLISFPTSGEQSRKQRPPMFIYILSILGFIPALMALSFVTIGLFVFDNPDYFSMDIGIYYLIFSILTAIFTYIFQMKRIHST
- a CDS encoding ABC transporter ATP-binding protein, with the protein product MNEKAIELNHVRYETKHFSLEDIHFEVPKGYVTGFIGANGSGKTTTIRMIMDLLQPTSGDIKLFGQPMETDPVGIKDKIGFVYSELYLNDKWKVKKAEKLIAPFYSQWDHELFMDYLKRFELPYDKKIRELSTGMKMKLSLAIALSHHAELYIFDEPTAGLDPVVRNEILDIIQEELLDEQKSVFFSTHIISDLERIADYIVHLQDGHIIVNASKEELLETHHLVRGDSTDLDDELRQLLIHCVEKDGIYSGMTKDAQTFHELFGQRVTISPMTVEEIMVHYEQHKKGVMNHDNAH
- a CDS encoding GntR family transcriptional regulator; amino-acid sequence: MKILLQNNSASPIYEQIKQQIKEQILRGILPAGANLPSMRELAKDLSVSVITTKRAYEDLEKEGYLTSIRGKGTFVREQDTSILKEKQFIVIEELTQSLVKEAKTIGMSLSELQDIVKMLYEEEL
- a CDS encoding aminotransferase class I/II-fold pyridoxal phosphate-dependent enzyme: MNPLALTLNEQLNENNPHLLDMMSDLGKNMYYPKGILTQSAEAKATDYNATIGMATNRDGMMYADTLYDMFNHLSPEEVFAYAPPQGLEALRDLWLKKVLADNPDLQEEQITRPIVTNALTHGLSLVGNMFVNAGDTVLLPEHTWGNYNLVYGVRHQADIQKYPIFDENGHYTTQGLVDTLASIEQDKVILVLNYPNNPTGYTPTVDEVHTIVEAVDTLGKRGVNVVTVVDDAYYGLFYEDVYTQSIFTALTNLNNPHVLPIRLDGATKEFFAWGFRVGFVTFGLSNQASKDIVEAKMKGLIRSNNSNGSTPSHSAVRYVLENPEQFNKDIQANVDTLEARYQVTKEWVYREDFQELWQPYDFNSGYFMALRVKDVNAETLRKHLIEHYSIGIVALNDTDIRIAFSCIEKEDIPHVFESIAKGIQDLQN
- a CDS encoding methylated-DNA--[protein]-cysteine S-methyltransferase, whose translation is MYLYYQHIQTPLGRMTAVVNDKALLSLSFTDSNDYQTAWEKLKKQGTLIQISTHPIINQIALELEAYFHGACQEFKTPVAYVIGTPFQQDVWRALKALSYGDQVTYGNIAEAIGKPKSVRAVATAIGMNPLSIIVPCHRVLRKDGRLGGFNSGLHRKKYLLALEDGQWKE
- a CDS encoding glycosyltransferase family 2 protein; its protein translation is MTKKLSIIIPLFNRETVIQRLLQKIQHQTFDLNQVEVIICDDASTDHSVEVVHSFRDHIPNLIILESPSNSGGASVSRNRGLDVATGEWILFIDSDDYITEHTLSDAFTAIMTYHDDMVCLPYFRGKNSTRPISRSAFSYQQTVGHLQFENTKLHNSLNIIGKFIKRDIIESNNIRFPVGIKVREDNWFSMQVYSVVNGITILGNERNYYFTEQQDDVALTRHTKTPPRDAVKIFIAVYDFIMQHPDISHTRKITLLTIFLNRYTNMIQRGQYAPVRFFDHTKDTLKEIHVHHDVSADTVSFINRLFSGDYDQYRV
- a CDS encoding MetQ/NlpA family ABC transporter substrate-binding protein; the protein is MKKNILLLLTLVVSVVLVACGNGEKDKKEITVATSPGPYSELFLKGIKPELEDKGYTVKDKSFSELLQADVALQEGSVDVNVDQHKAYMDTFNKERDAKLTNITKIPTVPAQIFSNRNDDLDSVKPGDTIAIPQDPSNAARAFRLLEKAGWIQLDADKNDIKITEKDIAENPKNLKIKTMDSANIPRILDEVDYAVIPGSIVYASKVDPAKGLLKEDLVDDLYLQVVVNNKNKDEQWVKDIKEAYQSKGFKKVLAEENKDDYWKVP